The stretch of DNA AGCATATCGCTAATCAATTCGATAAGGTTTAATGCTTTACGTGCATCGCCGTCGCATACTTGTGCTAATTTTAACGCCACATCTGGCGGTAAAATCAACTTACGCTTACCGAGTCCACGCTCTTCATCAGCCAAAGCCTGCTGGGTGATCAGACAGATCTCCTCGGTAGTCAGCGCCTTAATCAGATACACACGTGCACGCGATAAGAGTGCGTTATTTATCTCAAAAGAAGGATTTTCAGTTGTTGCACCAACAAAAATCACCGTTCCATCTTCTATAAACGGTAAAAAGGCATCTTGTTGGCTTTTATTAAAACGATGAACTTCATCAACAAAAAGTAAAGTACGTTGCCCACGAGATTGAGCAACATTTTTTGCATGTTCTATTGCACTTCTAATCTCTTTAACACCTGAGGTGACGGCAGAAATACGTTCAACATGGGCATTAACATGACTGGCTACAAGCTCTGCCAGTGTGGTTTTACCTGTTCCTGGTGGCCCCCAAAACATCATGGAGTGAGCTCTTCCAGCTTCAAGTGCTTGCCTTAACGGTTGCCCTTCGCCCAATAAATGTTGTTGTCCAACATATTGCGCTAATGTTTCCGGGCGCATTCTAGCCGCTAGAGGCCTAAAATCGGGTGCGAAATCTAAACTTAAACTACTCACGGAACACTCTTAATGACTAGACTTCAAACGTTGATCATCAATATCAACATTTTCAGGCACGATAAATTCAAATAAATTACCTTCACTCTCGGTTACATGGGTTTGATCTGTAAGAGTAAAGTTACTGGTATTGCCTTGTTGATCTTTTAGCACCATTTTAGTCAATGTTAGCTCGTTAAAGCAGACCTCAACTTCCGACACGCCAGCCTCTTTATCTATTGGGCTTATTTCAAAACATTGGCCATTATTTTCAACCTGGTATTGTGACCATGTTTGCGGATCAGAATGGACAAGTAAGGCGATAGGAGATGCACTTATTGCTTGGTTAACATCCATAACCGACACCTCTTCTGCAAAAGGATTGTAGATCCATACATCAGTACCGTCGGCGACAATCAATGATTCATCCGGCGCGGTTAAGTGCCAGTAAAATTGATTTGGCTGCGCCAGTGCAAAAATACCTTCACCCGTCTGAATCACTTTGTCATTAATATCGGTGACGGTCTGACTAAAATTGGCTTTAAGGTTATTGATTTCGGCAAGCTTTACTTTTAGCTCCTCAGAAGCATCCGCTTGAACTGAAAAATGCGCTAATAAAGGTAACCCTGCCATCGCCATAGCGATAAGTCTATTCATGTTGGTTCTCCCGGTTGCGCCCTAGGCACAACACTGATATTGAGTGTCTTCATTATTCATAACCACAAATTCATCCGCTAAACTTATTGAAATTAATCAAAGTCTTTAGGTGGAGGCGGTGCTAATACTTCACGGTTCCCATTGTGGCCTTGGGCACTAACTACACCTTGAAGTTCCATTTGTTCAATAATCCGTGCCGCGCGGTTATAACCAATTTTGAATTTTCGTTGCACACTAGAGATTGATCCGCGACGCGTTTGGGTAACAAATGCCACTGCTTCATCGTATAACACATCAGTATCTTCGTCAGATTCGCTGGCCTCACCAGGAAGCAACACCTGCTCTCCTTCTGCTGAGCCTTGTAAAATATCTGTAATGTATTGTGGTTTTCCGCGAGCATGCCAATCAGCAACAACCTTGTGTACTTCATGATCGTCAATAAAGGCGCCATGGACGCGACTAGGAACACTCGTGCCCGGTGGCAAATAAAGCATGTCACCCATACCTAATAAGGTTTCTGCGCCTTGTTGATCCAAAATCGTTCTTGAATCGATTCGTGAAGACACTTGGAAAGCCATACGAGTTGGAATGTTTGCTTTAATCAAACCTGTAATAACATCAACCGATGGTCTCTGCGTCGCTAATATTAAATGTATGCCTGCCGCACGTGCTTTTTGCGCGATACGTGCAATAAGCTCTTCAACCTTTTTACCCACAATCATCATCATGTCGGCAAATTCATCAACGACGACAACGATTGAAGGGAGCTTATCGAGCTCTGGCGCTTCGGGTTCCATGCTGTCGGATGATTTCCATAGAGGATCGACAATGGGTTCGCCAGCCTCTTTAGCATTTTTAATTTTAAGGTTATAACCTTTAAGGTTACGTACCCCAAGAGCTGACATGAGCTTATAGCGACGCTCCATTTCACCGACACACCAGCGAAGTGAGTTAGCCGCTTCTTTCATATCAGTAACAACCTCACACAACAGATGTGGGATCCCTTCATAAACTGAAAGTTCTAACATCTTCGGGTCGATCATAATGAAGCGAACATCATCTGGCCCCGATTTATACAGTAAACTAGTGATCATCACGTTTACGCCGACTGACTTACCTGAGCCAGTGGTACCTGCCACTAACAGGTGTGGCATTTTACCTAGGTCAACAATGACGGGCTTACCGCCGATATCAGCCCCAAGTACCATACTTAAATGAGATGGACTATCTCTGAATTCATCGCAATCTAATACGTCGCGCATAAAGACCGTTTCTCTAAACTTGTTAGGTAACTCGAGACCTACAAATGCTTTACCTGGTATAACTTCAACCACTCGGACACTCTCTGCCAGCAGCGAACGCGCTAAATCTTTGGATAAACTAGTGATCTTTGAAGCTTTAACGCCAGGCGCTAGTTCGAGCTCAAAACGAGTAATAACAGGACCTGGATATACGCCAACGACTTTTGCCGTAATGTTGAAATCAGCAAGTTTAACTTCGACTAATCTACCGACTTGGTCTAACTCTTCTTGGCTTATGGGGTTACTTTTTCGATTGGGTACATCGAGTAATGAAATACTTGGTAGCGGCTCCATCGCAGCTTTGCTCACCGGACCTTCCTCTTGGCCAGGTAAAATAACGATGCCATCGACGATCTTGGCTTTGCCATCATTTATGCGTTTGCTTGCGTTTACCGCGCCAGTTGATTTTTTTGCGTCAAAATCAATCGTCTCAACTTCAGGTTGAACGTCTGCAATCCAAGGCGCTTGAATTGTTGGTTCTATGGCTTGCGATGGCTGTGTTAATAAAGGTTCTATTTTAGGTTCTAACCGAGTATTAGCACTCTTTGCTGTTTCTGGGTTAACTGAATCATCCTGCTCATAAAGATTAGCATCACACGTTTCTTGTTCATCCCGTTCTTTACTGCGTTTTTCACGAAAACGCTCAACCACGGATAAGAAACCGCGAGTATCTTCAGTTTCTTCTTTATTAGGGACAAGTTTTGCGGGTAATTGTCGTAATGACTTAAAGCACCATAACGTCGCGAAGCCAGTTAAATCAATAATAGTTAGCCAACTAATACCAGTAAGCAGCGTAAAACCGGCACCCACAAAACATAATAGCAGTAGTGTTGTCCCTAACTGATTAAAGTAGGGCAGCATCGCTTGGCCTATTACATCCCCCGTGACACCACCGGCTGAAAATTCGTAAAGTCCATTTGCGTTCATACTGCCTAATGCTGCAAGGCTAAACACAATAAGAAGAAAGCCTATTAATCTCAAGCCTACAGAAAAGTAGTCAATTTCTAGCAATCTATGGGTGCGTTTAAACAGCGACCAACCCGTTAAAGCGATAATGACCGGGATGATATAAGCGGTATAACCGAAAATATAAAGTAATACGTCGGCTAACCAAGCACCAACAGCGCCGGTGAGGTTTTGAATATCTCCATCAAAATGGGATTGGCTCCAGCCGGGATCGGATGCATTAAAACTGCTTAGCGCAATAAGGATATAAGTTGCAATCATGCAACAGATGATCAGACTACCTTCTAATAGTCGTTGTACGCCGGAAAGGGTTTTTACACTAGTTGCCTTGGACAATCGCAAGCCTACAATAAAAAAGACGATAATGTCAGTAAGATACCAGAAATGAGTTTATTTTGCAGCGTTTGAGTTGGACACAATAAAGTGAATAATTATTCATGTGGAATCTTTGCATCATTTTGTATCAATTGTATTTTGTATAAAAGAAGGGAGTCGATTGACGCCCTTCTTGCACAAGAAAACAACAAAATTACATTTCAGAAGTCGTATTGATAGCCACACGATTCGTCTGCTTAACCTCTTCCATCACCACATAAGTGCGTGTATCAGAGACTGAAGGTAGTTTAAGTAAGGTTTCCCCTAATAAACGACGATAAGCGGACATATCGGATACTCGAGTCTTCAATAAGTAATCGAAATCACCTGAAACTAAATGACATTCTTGAATATCATCAAGTAGTTGCACTGCATCGTTAAACTTATCAAATACTTCCGCTGTATCACGATTTAACGTGATCTCAACAAACACCAGTAAAGATGCACCCAAAAAGTGGGGATTGACTAATGCTGTATATCCTTTGATATATCCTTGTTTTTCAAGCCTTTTAACTCGCTCTAGACAAGGAGTGGGACTCAGCCCAACACGTTTTGATAGTTCTACATTGGAAATGCGCCCATCAAGTTGTAACTCATTAAGTATATTTCTATCGATTCGATCTAAGTCTTTTATAGGACTCTTTTTATTATTAACCATATTTACAACCTTGAATTGCATCTATAACAAAATAAAACACTGTGTTTAGATAAACTTCAGCAGCATAAACTGCCGAAGGAATACTATACTAGATTTCCCTGAAACATTCACGTTCAGGCATAACAAAATAACAATTACACCCATAGAAAATGGGTTTTTATGCGAAATTGAGGCTCTAAGATGATTATAGGTGTTCCAAAAGAAATCAAAAACCACGAATATCGTGTAGGCATGGTACCTTCTAGCGTTCGTGAATTGACTCTACGTGGTCATGAGGTTTTTATTGAAACAAGTGCTGGCTCTGGCATTGGTTTTACCGATGAAGATTACGTTAATGTAGGCGCTAAAATCCTAGCAACTGCAGCTGAGGTTTTTGCCCAATCAGAAATGATTGTTAAGGTAAAAGAACCACAAGCAGTAGAACGTGCAATGTTAAGAGAAGACCAACTTCTATTTACCTACTTACATTTAGCGCCTGATTTACCACAAACAGAAGACCTTATTAAAAGTGGCTCTGTTTGTATAGCTTATGAAACGGTAACAGATGACCGTGGTGCACTTCCCTTACTTGCGCCAATGTCTGAAGTTGCTGGCCGTATGTCGATTCAAGCTGGCGCAATGGCACTTGAAAAGTCGATGGGCGGACGTGGTATGCTGCTTGGCGGTGTACCAGGTGTTGAACCTGCTAAAGTCGTTATTATCGGTGGCGGCATGGTGGGAACAAACGCTGCGCAAATGGCAGTAGGCCTAGGCGCTGATGTTGTTATTCTTGATCGTAGCATTGATGCATTACGTCGTCTAAATGCACAGTTTGATAATAAAGTTAAAGCAATCTATTCAACAGCTGATGCTATTGAAAAGCATGTTTTAGAAGCTGACCTTGTCATTGGTGGTGTACTTGTTCCTGGTGCTGCAGCGCCGAAGCTTGTCACTCGAGCGCATATTGCCGCAATGAAGCCAGGTTCTGCAATTGTAGATGTTGCAATCGACCAAGGTGGTTGTATTGAGACTTCACATGCAACAACACACCAAGACCCTACGTATATTGTTGATGATGTTGTTCATTATTGTGTCGCGAATATGCCTGGTGCTGTTGCTCGTACCTCGACTTTTGCACTTAACAATGCCACATTGCCATACATTATTAAGTTGGCTCAACTTGGTTACCGTGAAGCTTTGCTTCAAGACAAGCACCTATTAAATGGTCTTAATGTTATGCACGGTAAGATCACTTGTGCGGAAGTAGCTGAAGCGTTGAACCTTGAATATGTTAATCCAACTATCCTATTAAAATAATAGCTTAATTGATTACGATTAAAAAAAGGGAGCTTTAAGCTCCCTTTTTTTATTGCGTTTAATTAGTTACATCTCTGCAAAACTATACCCTTTACCTCTAACCGTATTGATTAAGGATTTAGGCAGCTGTATCGCTGCTAATTTTCTTCGCGTGTTACTGATATGCATATCTAAGTTTCTATCAAACTGGCCTAGTTCTTTTTGCAGTACTCTTAGCTGTAACTCTTGCTTTGCAATAACCCTACCCTTGCGTTCAAATAGGTATTTGAACAACTTAAATTCTGTTTGAGTAAAGGAAACTTCTTTTGAAGAAATAGACACGCTATAGCTACTATCATCAAACAACACATCGGTGGCTAAATCGTCGTTTATTTCAGATTCATTTCTGACTAATTCTATTCGACGTTGAATGGCTCTGATCCTTACGATTAACTCACGTTGACTGAAAGGTTTACTCAGAAAATCGTCTGCGCCTAGCTCAAATACACTAACGCGTTCACGTTCTGTATCCAGTGAAGAGATAACCATTACCGGGGTTTTATCATTGCGTAATTTTAACATCTCAATACCATTTAACTTTGGCATGTTAATATCAAGAATAATAAGATCAGGGTTAATATGCTGCAGTTTTTCAAGTGCCTCTTGGCCATCTGACGCAAGAGTAACCATAAAGTGTTCAGCCTCTAAATGGCTCTTTAATAGACTTTGTAGTACAAGATCATCATCAACGAGCAGTATGTTTTTCATTTCACGTAATCTAAATGCGAACGATTACCATTGAGATTACATTAAGAGCGTTAAATAAGCTAGTAGAGAATGATGGGATAGATCACATTTCTGTTAAATCAAAGGACTAAACAAACAAAAAACCAGCAATTATGTTAACTGCTGGTTTAATGATATTTGAATATGCTATTTATGCAGCATTAGCTCTCTAATATATTTGACTGGAGCACTACCATAACTTAAGAACTCTTCGTGGAATGCCTTAAGGTCAAAGTCCTCACCTTTCAGTGCTTTATACTCTTCTCTAAAGTCATATATTTCACGATATCCTGAATAGTAGCTAGTCAGCTGCACCTGACTCAGCGTTGCTCTACGCCACTTCCCTTGCGCCTCGGCTTGTTGCTGGAAAGCTTCATTGATCATAAGATCAAGAGCCTCTGCTTCTGTCATTCCTTTAACCTGGATACCATAGTCGAGTATTGTGTTACAGATAACACGTAGGTTCCATTTGTAATACATTAACCACATTTCAGGCTCAAAATTACCATAGCCCTCTTCTAACATCATTCGCTCAGTATAAACCGCCCAACCTTCCACCATAGCGCCATTACCAAACAAACTCTTAATTAAGCTTGGCGATTCATTCGAGTAAACCAATTGTGTGTAGTGACCGGGGATCGCTTCATGGATATTTAACACCTGCAGAATCCAATGATTATATTCTCTTAGATAACTTTCTGCGGACTCATCATTCATGCCGTCCAATGGAGTGACGTTGTAATAGGTGTTACCCGACTTTTCATATGGTCCCGGAGCACTAATCGATGCTCCAGCATAACCACGCATATAAGCTGGGGTTTCACGTACGATGAGAGGTTTATTGGGATCAAGCGTGACTAAGTCCTTTTCATTAACGAAGGCAATTAGCTCTGGGATCTGCGCCCTAACTTCATCCACAAAGTCGTCACGCTTAACATGCTTAACCGATAACTTATCGATAAGCTGTTTGATGGCCACTTTATTGTCTTTCGGCATTGGCGTATCGAAATTGGTAGGCCATAGCTTTTTGGTGATCTTTGTCATCTCTGCTTGTACGCGATTCTTATCTTCTATCGCTTTTTCATACAAGGCCTTACCGCTCATCCCCGCTTGAATGTCGTAGGCAAATTTCTGTTCATACAGCGTTTCGCCAATTCTGAAACTACGTGCGCCCTCTTTGTCTAATTTGGCTTCAAGTGCCTTTAACCAGTCGATATGTTCGTTTATGGCTATGGTGGCTTTATTGAAGCGTGTTACAAACAGTACCTTTTGCTCATTAGTTAGCTCTGAAGCGATAACCTGATCTAGAAGGTCATTGTTAAAGACAGAAAAAGCACCTTCATTTTGCATAATCGCCAGCTGTGTATGCTCTAGCGTAGGGTGACTTATATTTTCTCGAGCTGCAGCGTAATAAGCTGGGACGTTTTCCATTCTCGACAGTACTGAAGCTAAACGTTGATCTAAAGGCGCGAAATTTTCATTGATGATCTGCGCAAAGCCGCCTGAGACATTGTAGTTAGTTGGATCCCACTGCCAAGACTTAAAGGTTTCTATGTCCCAACGCATCTGACCAATCAAGTTTTCAATTAAGCGATAATCCGTTAACAAACCGGGAGTTAGACTGTCTTTGTCAAAATGAGTCAACAATGCTGATTGCTTCGATACAAAATCTAAGCTAGCTTGGCGAGCCTGCTCATTGGGGACTTTAAGCACACCGTCATACTGATGAAAACCACTATACAAAGCCCAAGTTGGCGATTCGAGCCACAAATCATCGATAAAACTCTGACTAAACTGTTGAAATGCCGAATTTTGATCTGTCATTTCAATAGTGCTTTGCTCTATAGACGTTTGAGTTTGACAGGCTGTGAGCCCAGTCAGTGATAATGCGATGGCAAGCGTTAGCGCGGCTTTTTTCATGTGAAATCCCTTAGTTATCATTATTCGCAATCTATGTAGCGATAAATTTGCAGTCAGTTAAACATGTTCTTTGTTTTTTTACATTAATAAAGTCGAGTTGGAAAATCTTTGTTACATAGTATGCATAAAACAACGCGTATTATGCATACTACTAATACAGGTGTTACTACTTTAAAGCTGCTGCTCTACCCACGCTAGCACCTCTTTAAAGCGGTAGCGTTCAAATTGTGCAAAGCCTTGCACTTGTCTCATTTTCAGTTTGGTAAACAAGGGCGTTGTTAAGCCGCATAAAAAGCGTGTTAACAACACCGCTGATGTATGCGATTTTAACTTTGAAACGGCTTCAGCGCAGATCTGCTGAAAATCATATTCAATCAAAGGTTTCAAGTACGCGGGTTCGGGTAATACCGCGATGTGATTAAGGCAGACAGAACAATGACCACACGCTGTGATGGCATTTGGATCTGAGAAATACTGCGCGAGCTGCAAACTTAAGCAACGGTCACTACCAAAAAATGACACGAGAAAATTAATTCGCTCAATTTCACTGCTCTCCTTAATGCTAAATTGCTGATAAAGCCGCTCTGCTAGTCCATCAACGTTTAATTCTGCGGCATACACGTCATAAACCTGTGTTAACTGTTTACTTTGCAGCTCTATTAGCTGTTTTTGATCTAAGTAATCTAAAGCTTTTATTGCTCGACCACGACTATTAGGGTAAATAGTCTCAAGTTGATTAAGATCAGCACTGTGCCAAATTTTAGCTTTTACAGAGGTATCGACAATCGCTTTAACAAAATGCTGGCGCTCGGGATCAAAGCGACTCAACATCGCCTCTAAAGAGGTCTGCAACTTATATTTGTATTCGGCAAAATAGCTGTATTTAGGTTTAATAACGCCTTGCATCTCAAGATAAACTAACAAGGTTTTCAAACTCAGAGGTCGAATATTTGAGGATGTAGAAAGCTGATTGAGCATCAACTCCCAAATATTACTCTGTTGAGCCACTGACTTAATCTCATCAATAACACGGGTAATAGCGTTAAGCTCAGGTGTATCGCCAAATACAAAGTTTTCTAATACATTAAGATTATCTTTATTTGCCAGCACCATACATTCGGAATCTTTACCGTCTCGCCCAGCACGTCCAATTTCTTGCGCGTAGTTTTCTATCGATTTAGGCAGATCATAATGCACCACAAAACGTATATCGCTTTTATCTATACCCATTCCAAAAGCAATAGTGGCAACAATGATGGGGACTTCACCTGACATAAAGCGAGTCTGAATTGACTTGCGTTCATCACTGTCCATTCCAGCATGATAAGCCAATACGTTATAGCCGTTGGCTTGTAAATACTTGGCGACTATTTCAGCACTTTTTTGCAAGGTCACATAAACAATTCCACTCGTGCGTTGTCGTTCATTTAACCAATTAACTAAAAATCGGGATTTATCGGCTTCTTTTATCCCAACAGCATTGAGATGTAAGTTAGATCTATAAAAGCCGGTTAATGTAATGTTTTCAGGCGCTATTGCAAATTTACTGCCCATATCGGCAATCACTTTTGAAGTTGCTGTCGCGGTTAACAGCAGCACTTGCGGAATATTCAACATCCGTTGATAACTTGGTAGTTTTAAGTAATCGGGCCGAAAGTTATGACCCCACTCCGAGATACAATGTGCTTCATCTATCACCAGTAAAGAGATTGCAATACCACTGATAAAACGCCTGAATCTTTCGTTATTCAAACGCTCAA from Shewanella sp. Choline-02u-19 encodes:
- the lrp gene encoding leucine-responsive transcriptional regulator Lrp, with amino-acid sequence MVNNKKSPIKDLDRIDRNILNELQLDGRISNVELSKRVGLSPTPCLERVKRLEKQGYIKGYTALVNPHFLGASLLVFVEITLNRDTAEVFDKFNDAVQLLDDIQECHLVSGDFDYLLKTRVSDMSAYRRLLGETLLKLPSVSDTRTYVVMEEVKQTNRVAINTTSEM
- the ald gene encoding alanine dehydrogenase codes for the protein MIIGVPKEIKNHEYRVGMVPSSVRELTLRGHEVFIETSAGSGIGFTDEDYVNVGAKILATAAEVFAQSEMIVKVKEPQAVERAMLREDQLLFTYLHLAPDLPQTEDLIKSGSVCIAYETVTDDRGALPLLAPMSEVAGRMSIQAGAMALEKSMGGRGMLLGGVPGVEPAKVVIIGGGMVGTNAAQMAVGLGADVVILDRSIDALRRLNAQFDNKVKAIYSTADAIEKHVLEADLVIGGVLVPGAAAPKLVTRAHIAAMKPGSAIVDVAIDQGGCIETSHATTHQDPTYIVDDVVHYCVANMPGAVARTSTFALNNATLPYIIKLAQLGYREALLQDKHLLNGLNVMHGKITCAEVAEALNLEYVNPTILLK
- the lolA gene encoding outer membrane lipoprotein chaperone LolA, producing MNRLIAMAMAGLPLLAHFSVQADASEELKVKLAEINNLKANFSQTVTDINDKVIQTGEGIFALAQPNQFYWHLTAPDESLIVADGTDVWIYNPFAEEVSVMDVNQAISASPIALLVHSDPQTWSQYQVENNGQCFEISPIDKEAGVSEVEVCFNELTLTKMVLKDQQGNTSNFTLTDQTHVTESEGNLFEFIVPENVDIDDQRLKSSH
- a CDS encoding response regulator transcription factor, with the translated sequence MKNILLVDDDLVLQSLLKSHLEAEHFMVTLASDGQEALEKLQHINPDLIILDINMPKLNGIEMLKLRNDKTPVMVISSLDTERERVSVFELGADDFLSKPFSQRELIVRIRAIQRRIELVRNESEINDDLATDVLFDDSSYSVSISSKEVSFTQTEFKLFKYLFERKGRVIAKQELQLRVLQKELGQFDRNLDMHISNTRRKLAAIQLPKSLINTVRGKGYSFAEM
- a CDS encoding DNA translocase FtsK, with translation MSKATSVKTLSGVQRLLEGSLIICCMIATYILIALSSFNASDPGWSQSHFDGDIQNLTGAVGAWLADVLLYIFGYTAYIIPVIIALTGWSLFKRTHRLLEIDYFSVGLRLIGFLLIVFSLAALGSMNANGLYEFSAGGVTGDVIGQAMLPYFNQLGTTLLLLCFVGAGFTLLTGISWLTIIDLTGFATLWCFKSLRQLPAKLVPNKEETEDTRGFLSVVERFREKRSKERDEQETCDANLYEQDDSVNPETAKSANTRLEPKIEPLLTQPSQAIEPTIQAPWIADVQPEVETIDFDAKKSTGAVNASKRINDGKAKIVDGIVILPGQEEGPVSKAAMEPLPSISLLDVPNRKSNPISQEELDQVGRLVEVKLADFNITAKVVGVYPGPVITRFELELAPGVKASKITSLSKDLARSLLAESVRVVEVIPGKAFVGLELPNKFRETVFMRDVLDCDEFRDSPSHLSMVLGADIGGKPVIVDLGKMPHLLVAGTTGSGKSVGVNVMITSLLYKSGPDDVRFIMIDPKMLELSVYEGIPHLLCEVVTDMKEAANSLRWCVGEMERRYKLMSALGVRNLKGYNLKIKNAKEAGEPIVDPLWKSSDSMEPEAPELDKLPSIVVVVDEFADMMMIVGKKVEELIARIAQKARAAGIHLILATQRPSVDVITGLIKANIPTRMAFQVSSRIDSRTILDQQGAETLLGMGDMLYLPPGTSVPSRVHGAFIDDHEVHKVVADWHARGKPQYITDILQGSAEGEQVLLPGEASESDEDTDVLYDEAVAFVTQTRRGSISSVQRKFKIGYNRAARIIEQMELQGVVSAQGHNGNREVLAPPPPKDFD
- a CDS encoding replication-associated recombination protein A; this translates as MSSLSLDFAPDFRPLAARMRPETLAQYVGQQHLLGEGQPLRQALEAGRAHSMMFWGPPGTGKTTLAELVASHVNAHVERISAVTSGVKEIRSAIEHAKNVAQSRGQRTLLFVDEVHRFNKSQQDAFLPFIEDGTVIFVGATTENPSFEINNALLSRARVYLIKALTTEEICLITQQALADEERGLGKRKLILPPDVALKLAQVCDGDARKALNLIELISDMLKDGEVFTEAMIIQVAGQQLAGFDKNGDQYYDLISAVHKSIRGSNPDAALYWYCRMLEGGCDPLYIGRRLLAIASEDIGNADPNAMSVAVNAWECFHRVGPSEGERAIAQAVLYLASAPKSNAVYTAFKAARQLARETGNESVPEHLRNAPTKLMQDIGYGEGYRYAHDEPNAYAEGEVYLPKSIADSRFYYPTERGFEKRIKEKLEHLAILNQQSKVKRYE
- a CDS encoding RecQ family ATP-dependent DNA helicase codes for the protein MDDAHALLKQYFGFSAFRTGQQEVVSKILNGQSAAAIFPTGSGKSLCYQLPAVTLPNLTLVVSPLLALMQDQLAYLDARGISAASIDSTQTPEQAAAVLDGVTDGSIKVLMISVERLNNERFRRFISGIAISLLVIDEAHCISEWGHNFRPDYLKLPSYQRMLNIPQVLLLTATATSKVIADMGSKFAIAPENITLTGFYRSNLHLNAVGIKEADKSRFLVNWLNERQRTSGIVYVTLQKSAEIVAKYLQANGYNVLAYHAGMDSDERKSIQTRFMSGEVPIIVATIAFGMGIDKSDIRFVVHYDLPKSIENYAQEIGRAGRDGKDSECMVLANKDNLNVLENFVFGDTPELNAITRVIDEIKSVAQQSNIWELMLNQLSTSSNIRPLSLKTLLVYLEMQGVIKPKYSYFAEYKYKLQTSLEAMLSRFDPERQHFVKAIVDTSVKAKIWHSADLNQLETIYPNSRGRAIKALDYLDQKQLIELQSKQLTQVYDVYAAELNVDGLAERLYQQFSIKESSEIERINFLVSFFGSDRCLSLQLAQYFSDPNAITACGHCSVCLNHIAVLPEPAYLKPLIEYDFQQICAEAVSKLKSHTSAVLLTRFLCGLTTPLFTKLKMRQVQGFAQFERYRFKEVLAWVEQQL
- a CDS encoding DUF885 domain-containing protein encodes the protein MKKAALTLAIALSLTGLTACQTQTSIEQSTIEMTDQNSAFQQFSQSFIDDLWLESPTWALYSGFHQYDGVLKVPNEQARQASLDFVSKQSALLTHFDKDSLTPGLLTDYRLIENLIGQMRWDIETFKSWQWDPTNYNVSGGFAQIINENFAPLDQRLASVLSRMENVPAYYAAARENISHPTLEHTQLAIMQNEGAFSVFNNDLLDQVIASELTNEQKVLFVTRFNKATIAINEHIDWLKALEAKLDKEGARSFRIGETLYEQKFAYDIQAGMSGKALYEKAIEDKNRVQAEMTKITKKLWPTNFDTPMPKDNKVAIKQLIDKLSVKHVKRDDFVDEVRAQIPELIAFVNEKDLVTLDPNKPLIVRETPAYMRGYAGASISAPGPYEKSGNTYYNVTPLDGMNDESAESYLREYNHWILQVLNIHEAIPGHYTQLVYSNESPSLIKSLFGNGAMVEGWAVYTERMMLEEGYGNFEPEMWLMYYKWNLRVICNTILDYGIQVKGMTEAEALDLMINEAFQQQAEAQGKWRRATLSQVQLTSYYSGYREIYDFREEYKALKGEDFDLKAFHEEFLSYGSAPVKYIRELMLHK